In Quadrisphaera sp. DSM 44207, one DNA window encodes the following:
- a CDS encoding DUF3052 domain-containing protein, protein MSATAGPAADSAAGRLGVRAGQAVQELGYDDDVDHDLREAVEALTGGELLDEDDQEVVDVVLLWWREDDGDLVDALVDAQVSLADDGVVWLLTPKAGRPGHVPPSDVQEAAPTAGMHLTSTVSPSRDWVATRIVGGRTRR, encoded by the coding sequence GTGAGCGCGACCGCGGGGCCCGCGGCCGACAGCGCCGCCGGTCGGCTCGGGGTCCGGGCCGGTCAGGCGGTGCAGGAGCTGGGCTACGACGACGACGTCGACCACGACCTCCGGGAGGCCGTCGAGGCCCTCACGGGCGGTGAGCTGCTGGACGAGGACGACCAGGAGGTCGTCGACGTCGTCCTGCTGTGGTGGCGCGAGGACGACGGCGACCTGGTCGACGCGCTGGTCGACGCGCAGGTCTCCCTGGCGGACGACGGGGTCGTCTGGCTGCTCACGCCGAAGGCCGGCCGCCCGGGCCACGTGCCGCCCTCGGACGTGCAGGAGGCCGCGCCGACGGCGGGCATGCACCTGACCAGCACCGTCAGCCCCTCCCGGGACTGGGTCGCCACCCGCATCGTCGGCGGGCGCACCCGCCGCTGA
- the fdhD gene encoding formate dehydrogenase accessory sulfurtransferase FdhD: MGRVTSRAPVLRLDTATGVAVRRPDTLAAEEPLEVRVGGQAVVVTMRTPGDDLDLAVGFLLTEGLLASADDVATAMHCTDLGEDGRPTFNVVEVALRPGVPPPDLEGRRTFGMTSACGVCGSASIDAVRRRSRYDVAGDDVRVDAGLLVSLPERLRAAQRVFDRTGGLHAAGLFTATGDLLAVAEDVGRHNAVDKVLGRAARERGWPLTGTVLQVSGRASFELAQKAWSAGVPVLSAVSAPSSLAVELAADAGMTLAGFVRDPRLNVYTGAHRVVAPPATDGERAGERDGVPATAQATVQVAARPAVAQPSR, translated from the coding sequence ATGGGTCGGGTCACCTCGCGCGCGCCGGTGCTGCGCCTGGACACCGCCACGGGCGTCGCCGTGCGCCGCCCCGACACCCTGGCCGCCGAGGAGCCGCTGGAGGTGCGCGTCGGCGGGCAGGCGGTCGTCGTCACGATGCGCACGCCGGGCGACGACCTCGACCTCGCCGTCGGCTTCCTGCTCACCGAGGGCCTGCTGGCCTCCGCCGACGACGTCGCGACGGCGATGCACTGCACCGACCTCGGCGAGGACGGGCGGCCGACCTTCAACGTCGTGGAGGTCGCCCTGCGCCCCGGCGTGCCGCCGCCGGACCTGGAGGGCCGCCGCACCTTCGGCATGACGTCGGCCTGCGGCGTGTGCGGGTCGGCCAGCATCGACGCCGTGCGCCGCCGCTCCCGCTACGACGTGGCGGGCGACGACGTGCGCGTCGACGCCGGGCTGCTCGTGAGCCTGCCCGAGCGGCTGCGGGCCGCCCAGCGGGTCTTCGACCGCACCGGCGGCCTGCACGCCGCGGGCCTGTTCACCGCCACCGGCGACCTGCTCGCCGTCGCCGAGGACGTCGGCCGCCACAACGCCGTCGACAAGGTGCTCGGGCGCGCGGCCCGCGAGCGCGGCTGGCCCCTGACCGGCACCGTGCTGCAGGTCAGCGGCCGCGCCTCCTTCGAGCTGGCGCAGAAGGCCTGGTCCGCGGGCGTGCCGGTGCTCTCCGCCGTCTCCGCGCCGTCCTCCCTGGCCGTCGAGCTCGCCGCGGACGCCGGGATGACCCTCGCCGGGTTCGTGCGCGACCCGCGCCTGAACGTCTACACCGGCGCGCACCGCGTCGTCGCGCCGCCCGCGACCGACGGCGAGCGGGCCGGCGAGCGAGACGGCGTCCCGGCGACGGCCCAGGCGACGGTTCAGGTGGCGGCCCGGCCGGCGGTGGCTCAGCCCTCGAGGTAG